One genomic window of Sporosarcina ureae includes the following:
- a CDS encoding peptide-methionine (S)-S-oxide reductase: protein MEVVYIAGGCLWGVQAFIKTLPGVTFTEAGRANGTLHSLEGDYDGYAECVKTGFDPSVVTISELMAYLFEIIDPYSVNQQGADVGEKYRTGVYSENLAHLKEAKAFIMERSDVDRIVVEVLPLTNYVRSADEHQNRLAKCPTDYCHIPAELLTKYGT from the coding sequence ATGGAAGTAGTATACATTGCGGGTGGCTGTTTGTGGGGAGTACAGGCTTTTATAAAAACCTTACCTGGCGTGACGTTTACGGAAGCAGGGAGGGCGAATGGAACGCTTCATTCATTGGAAGGCGATTATGATGGGTATGCTGAATGTGTAAAGACAGGATTTGATCCTTCCGTCGTGACCATTTCGGAATTAATGGCGTATTTATTTGAAATCATTGATCCGTATAGTGTGAATCAACAAGGAGCAGACGTTGGCGAGAAATATAGAACGGGCGTCTATAGTGAAAACCTTGCACACTTAAAAGAAGCGAAGGCGTTTATTATGGAGAGAAGTGATGTTGACCGTATAGTTGTGGAAGTATTGCCACTTACAAATTATGTGAGAAGTGCAGACGAACATCAAAACAGATTAGCTAAATGCCCAACGGATTATTGTCATATACCAGCTGAATTATTAACTAAATATGGAACATGA
- a CDS encoding cation diffusion facilitator family transporter produces MGLDQGHDHAHGANKKVLLISFLIITLYMIVEAIGGFLTNSLALLADAGHMLSDSISLAIALIAFKFGEKVASKSKTFGYKRFEILAAVLNGIILIVIALFIFFEAVKRFANPPEVATIGMLIVSSIGLAVNILVAWIMMRGSDVEENLNMKGAYLHVMSDMLGSIGAIAAALLMMFFGWGWADPLASVIVAALVLRSGYFVSKSGLHVLMEGVPQNVKMNELIHTLRNAQGIISVHDLHVWSITSGLNALSCHAVVNDQMTIAESEQLLRKIEHDLLHQNIHHVTIQLETSAHQHDDSILCQVKPESSGGHHHHHH; encoded by the coding sequence GTGGGACTTGACCAAGGACACGACCATGCGCATGGTGCGAATAAAAAAGTATTATTGATTTCCTTCCTCATCATTACTTTATATATGATTGTGGAAGCGATCGGCGGATTTTTGACGAACAGTCTTGCCTTATTGGCAGATGCCGGTCATATGTTAAGCGATTCTATTTCATTAGCGATTGCATTGATTGCATTTAAGTTCGGGGAAAAAGTTGCAAGTAAAAGCAAGACATTCGGCTATAAGAGGTTCGAGATCTTAGCCGCTGTGTTAAATGGAATCATATTGATTGTTATCGCTTTGTTCATTTTCTTTGAAGCAGTAAAACGCTTTGCAAATCCTCCTGAAGTTGCGACAATAGGCATGCTGATTGTTAGCAGCATCGGGTTGGCCGTAAATATTTTAGTTGCATGGATTATGATGCGCGGCAGCGATGTGGAAGAGAACTTGAATATGAAAGGCGCTTACCTGCATGTCATGAGCGATATGTTAGGTTCAATCGGAGCGATTGCTGCAGCGCTGCTTATGATGTTCTTTGGATGGGGCTGGGCCGATCCGTTAGCGAGTGTTATTGTAGCGGCATTGGTTTTACGCAGCGGTTACTTTGTATCGAAGTCAGGGCTGCATGTGTTAATGGAAGGCGTGCCTCAAAATGTGAAGATGAATGAACTTATTCATACGCTCCGCAATGCGCAGGGCATCATCAGTGTTCATGATTTACACGTTTGGTCCATAACGAGCGGTTTAAATGCACTTTCTTGCCACGCCGTAGTGAACGATCAAATGACGATTGCGGAAAGTGAGCAATTGCTTCGCAAAATCGAACATGATTTATTGCACCAAAACATTCATCACGTTACTATTCAATTGGAAACATCGGCCCATCAGCATGACGATTCAATCTTATGCCAAGTGAAACCTGAATCGTCGGGAGGCCACCATCATCACCATCATTAA
- a CDS encoding cold-shock protein yields MEQGTVKWFNAEKGFGFIEREAGEDVFVHFSAIQGDGFKSLDEGQSVTFEIEQGQRGLQATNVQKA; encoded by the coding sequence ATGGAACAAGGTACAGTGAAATGGTTTAACGCAGAAAAAGGTTTTGGCTTCATCGAACGCGAAGCAGGGGAAGACGTATTCGTACATTTCTCAGCAATCCAAGGCGACGGTTTCAAATCTTTAGACGAAGGTCAAAGTGTAACATTTGAAATCGAACAAGGACAACGTGGCCTACAAGCTACAAACGTTCAAAAAGCTTAA
- a CDS encoding ArsR/SmtB family transcription factor, producing MSEETNSDQSLEENTQHLDEETLFVVSQTFKALSDPTRIRILNLLCKEEHSVNDIAETLNLSQSSVSHQLRFLKNLRLVKFRRAGTTFYYSEDDHHVMNLLKQAIEHATHN from the coding sequence ATGAGCGAAGAAACAAATAGTGACCAGTCTTTGGAAGAAAACACGCAACATTTGGATGAAGAAACACTTTTCGTTGTCTCCCAAACGTTTAAGGCATTAAGCGATCCGACGAGAATCCGGATCTTAAATTTATTGTGCAAGGAAGAACACTCAGTGAATGATATCGCTGAAACATTAAATTTAAGTCAGTCATCGGTCTCACATCAATTGCGTTTTTTAAAAAACTTGCGGCTGGTGAAATTTAGAAGAGCAGGGACGACCTTTTATTATTCAGAAGATGACCATCACGTAATGAATTTATTGAAACAGGCAATTGAGCACGCGACTCATAATTAA
- a CDS encoding GntR family transcriptional regulator, with protein MNVNFNNRDPVYLQVVRYFKERIAIGELVPGEEIPSRRELANRVKINPNTVQRAYKEMEEQGLIHTERNHPSKITTDEKILGKVREELLLEAVETFVTSVRSIKVPVDELLNLVRTKYTDHDDDKGV; from the coding sequence ATGAATGTAAATTTTAACAATCGCGACCCAGTCTATTTGCAGGTAGTTCGGTATTTTAAAGAAAGAATTGCAATAGGCGAATTAGTACCTGGAGAAGAAATACCATCGAGACGGGAGTTGGCAAACAGGGTGAAGATAAACCCTAATACCGTACAACGAGCGTATAAGGAAATGGAGGAACAGGGTTTGATCCATACCGAACGTAATCATCCGAGCAAAATAACAACCGATGAAAAGATACTAGGCAAAGTACGAGAAGAGTTGCTACTTGAGGCGGTGGAAACATTTGTAACATCCGTTCGGTCTATTAAAGTTCCAGTTGATGAATTATTGAACTTGGTAAGAACAAAGTACACAGATCATGACGATGATAAGGGGGTATAA
- the brnQ gene encoding branched-chain amino acid transport system II carrier protein yields the protein MSKKNILFIGFMLFSLFFGAGNLIFPPFLGLESGTNFAPAIVGFLITGVLLPFMAIMAIALSDNGLLSMGSRVHKVFGMIFAIIIYMSIGAFYGIPRASNVAYELGFKQIVEVNGNFPLLIFSLLFFGITYYISLNPKKIVDRIGQFLTPILLLVLGMLVVQAFIKFDNISSAPVEEYATAPFVNGFLEGYFTMDAVAALAFGIVVVNALKDKGSRSKSELIKGTLGAGFIASIGLAIVYFSLGWIGKVIPKEKTFENGAEVLTEAASMLFPNGGGLLFGIIVILACLTTCVGLINACSRFFNEIYPKLSYQAYVAIFVLVGLLVSNLGLNAILALATPLLVFIYPIAIVLVILSLFQHVAGGGKMMYRLAIFITFIFALYEVFTSIGYSLDRVTESLNIIPFFEYGLGWVLPAFVAATTGYILDKFSQQENK from the coding sequence GTGAGTAAAAAAAACATACTATTCATAGGATTCATGCTCTTCTCTTTATTCTTTGGAGCTGGAAATCTCATCTTCCCCCCATTTCTTGGGTTAGAATCAGGAACGAACTTTGCACCCGCAATTGTCGGTTTTCTCATCACGGGCGTTCTACTGCCGTTCATGGCAATTATGGCGATCGCCTTGTCTGATAACGGGCTATTGTCTATGGGTAGCCGCGTACATAAAGTGTTTGGAATGATTTTTGCGATCATCATCTATATGTCGATCGGAGCTTTTTATGGTATTCCAAGAGCTTCCAATGTTGCGTATGAATTAGGATTCAAACAGATAGTTGAAGTGAATGGCAACTTCCCATTACTTATATTCTCTCTACTATTCTTTGGTATTACATACTATATCAGCTTAAATCCTAAAAAAATCGTCGATCGCATCGGCCAATTTTTAACACCCATTCTACTGTTGGTTTTAGGAATGCTCGTTGTTCAAGCGTTTATCAAATTTGATAACATATCTTCAGCTCCAGTAGAAGAGTATGCGACTGCTCCATTTGTAAATGGATTTTTAGAAGGCTATTTCACGATGGATGCTGTCGCTGCGCTAGCGTTTGGGATTGTCGTGGTCAACGCGCTGAAAGATAAAGGGTCGAGGTCAAAATCGGAGCTTATCAAAGGAACTTTGGGTGCTGGCTTCATTGCTAGTATCGGATTGGCCATTGTCTATTTCTCACTCGGTTGGATCGGCAAAGTGATTCCAAAAGAAAAAACATTTGAAAATGGCGCAGAAGTATTAACCGAAGCAGCCAGCATGTTATTTCCAAACGGCGGAGGACTTCTTTTTGGGATCATTGTCATACTAGCGTGTTTAACGACGTGTGTCGGTTTAATTAATGCTTGTTCAAGGTTCTTCAATGAAATATATCCGAAGTTAAGTTACCAGGCGTATGTCGCTATTTTTGTACTAGTCGGCTTGTTAGTATCGAACTTAGGATTGAACGCCATATTAGCTTTGGCAACCCCTTTATTAGTGTTTATTTATCCAATCGCCATTGTGTTAGTTATTCTCTCCTTATTCCAACATGTGGCAGGTGGCGGAAAGATGATGTATCGGCTTGCTATATTTATCACATTCATTTTTGCTTTATACGAAGTATTCACTAGCATCGGGTACAGCCTTGATCGCGTTACTGAGTCGCTAAATATTATCCCGTTTTTTGAATACGGACTTGGCTGGGTTTTACCAGCATTTGTAGCTGCCACAACTGGTTACATACTGGATAAGTTCAGCCAGCAAGAAAATAAATAA
- a CDS encoding M3 family oligoendopeptidase: MKYQNTWDLESIFAGGTQSNEVQTKLSAVKEDIALYADQLHAWNSDPANDASTLQELLKKQEVIGKGLGQVGTFINMWRDAFMDDPYASVVKGQVMELSSEIQQLSTIFTKKLVAISDENWNQLLEDDTLHVIHFSLNEIREEGKRLLSEAEEKLIAKLNKDGLAAWSDLYNTVGSTMTVPFTDKDGKTTDLSIGQAMNKMYADPDAEVRAELFDNWEQTWSANGPIFADILNHLAGYRLTLQDVHGRTSHLEEPLEYNRMSEDTLTAMWSAVDAQKQTFIDYLGQKANLFGMDQLGWQDVAAPVAVGETKPTRFTYDEACDFIIENFASFGPKLTAFTKHALENRWVEAEDRSNKRPGGYCTSLPELEESRIFMTFTGSPSDTSTLAHELGHAFHSHVMKDLPTLNQNYAMNVAETASTFAETIIADATVKNAASDEEKISLLANKLEGATAMFLNIRARFLFEDHFYTERAKGIVSENRLNELMVEAQKEAFGNSLSSYHPHFWAAKLHFFIDSVPFYNFPYTFGYLFSLGIYAEYLKQPEGFEEKYIALLRDTGSMKVEDLAKKHLNVDVTKEDFWAAGIALVAKDVEEFVELTNTLQK; the protein is encoded by the coding sequence GTGAAATATCAAAACACGTGGGATCTAGAGAGTATTTTTGCAGGTGGCACGCAGTCTAACGAGGTACAGACGAAACTTTCGGCTGTCAAAGAAGATATTGCTCTTTATGCAGATCAGTTACACGCTTGGAATAGTGATCCGGCTAATGATGCCTCTACTTTACAAGAATTATTAAAAAAGCAAGAAGTCATCGGTAAAGGCTTAGGCCAAGTGGGGACATTTATCAATATGTGGCGTGACGCCTTCATGGATGATCCCTATGCAAGCGTTGTCAAAGGGCAAGTGATGGAACTTAGCAGTGAAATCCAGCAACTCTCCACGATCTTCACTAAAAAATTGGTAGCTATTTCGGATGAAAACTGGAATCAACTTCTTGAAGACGATACTTTACACGTCATCCATTTTTCATTAAATGAAATACGCGAAGAAGGTAAACGGTTATTATCTGAAGCGGAAGAAAAGCTGATTGCTAAATTAAATAAAGACGGTCTCGCCGCGTGGAGCGATTTATACAATACAGTGGGCTCCACTATGACCGTTCCGTTTACAGATAAAGACGGGAAAACAACGGACTTATCTATCGGGCAAGCTATGAACAAAATGTACGCAGATCCTGATGCAGAAGTGCGCGCGGAACTTTTTGATAATTGGGAACAGACTTGGTCTGCTAATGGACCGATCTTTGCGGACATCTTGAATCATTTAGCAGGCTATCGCTTAACGTTACAAGACGTTCACGGAAGAACAAGTCATTTAGAAGAACCGCTTGAATATAACCGGATGTCTGAAGATACGCTTACTGCGATGTGGTCAGCAGTGGATGCGCAGAAACAAACGTTTATTGATTACTTAGGACAAAAAGCCAATTTATTTGGCATGGATCAGCTTGGCTGGCAAGATGTGGCGGCTCCTGTCGCGGTAGGTGAAACGAAGCCGACACGCTTCACATATGATGAAGCATGTGACTTTATTATAGAAAATTTTGCTTCATTTGGTCCGAAATTAACCGCTTTTACAAAACATGCATTGGAAAATCGTTGGGTAGAAGCGGAAGATCGTTCAAACAAACGCCCAGGTGGCTATTGTACAAGCTTGCCTGAATTGGAAGAGTCACGTATTTTCATGACGTTCACGGGTTCACCGAGTGATACGAGTACATTGGCACATGAATTAGGGCATGCTTTTCATAGTCACGTAATGAAAGATTTACCGACACTGAACCAAAATTATGCTATGAATGTCGCGGAAACAGCAAGTACGTTCGCGGAAACGATTATCGCCGATGCCACGGTGAAAAATGCTGCATCGGATGAAGAAAAGATCTCACTATTAGCCAATAAATTAGAAGGCGCCACTGCGATGTTTTTAAATATTCGTGCTCGCTTCTTATTTGAAGATCATTTTTACACGGAACGCGCAAAAGGCATAGTATCAGAAAATCGCTTGAATGAATTAATGGTAGAAGCACAAAAAGAAGCGTTTGGAAATAGTTTATCTTCTTATCATCCGCATTTCTGGGCAGCTAAGTTGCATTTCTTTATCGATAGCGTGCCGTTCTATAACTTCCCGTACACATTTGGATACTTGTTCAGCTTAGGGATCTACGCGGAATACTTGAAACAACCGGAAGGGTTTGAAGAGAAGTATATTGCGTTATTACGAGATACCGGATCGATGAAAGTAGAAGACCTAGCGAAAAAACATCTGAATGTGGATGTGACGAAAGAAGATTTCTGGGCAGCCGGCATTGCGCTAGTAGCAAAAGACGTAGAAGAGTTTGTAGAATTGACGAATACATTACAGAAGTAA